A genomic segment from Glycine max cultivar Williams 82 chromosome 1, Glycine_max_v4.0, whole genome shotgun sequence encodes:
- the LOC100778591 gene encoding F-box protein SKIP31, which translates to MTLSDDEDENLAQFLESEVLSEVSDKEEENVEEPKAKRARLEEDEITKQKQSSDSLSAPKNIVVNNGVVPRRIETGYFSQIPPELFHHILKFLSSEDLVSCSLVCRFLNYAASDEALWRRLYCMRWGMLPPTRKLRECPWKMLYIQRDGEDMVELVRSCQNEFKEYYIQMQAAKRSQAPHPSQLKDDRIILDKTLADQVSSWKSSRGLSDTVVTDHACSGETCSYYHIGDVFICEKTGQVHVCDDTCREVVMDPTNELLVCTISGHCFDRLLSPSEMEPDTEQQQGGVTDEAEPFMGSGRFARAYSLGYNCADEKELEATLRFC; encoded by the exons ATGACTCTTTCGGACGACGAGGACGAGAATCTGGCTCAATTTCTGGAATCAGAAGTCCTCTCGGAGGTATCTGACAAG GAAGAGGAAAATGTGGAGGAACCGAAAGCAAAGAGAGCGCGCTTAGAAGAGGATGAGATTACTAAGCAAAAACAAAGTTCTGATTCATTATCTGCGCCGAAGAACATTGTTGTCAACAACGGGGTGGTGCCCAGAAGGATTGAGACTGGTTATTTCAGTCAAATTCCACCGGAGCTTTTCCATCACATCCTTAAATTTCTGTCCTCCGAG GACCTTGTTTCTTGTTCCTTAGTTTGTAGGTTCTTGAATTATGCTGCATCAGATGAGGCATTATGGCGTCGCTT GTACTGTATGCGATGGGGCATGCTTCCCCCTACAAGGAAGTTAAGGGAATGCCCGTGGAAAATGTTATACATTCAG CGTGATGGAGAGGACATGGTTGAACTTGTTAGAAGCTGCCAAAATGAGTTTAAGGAGTACTACATTCAAATGCAAGCAGCTAAGCGAAGTCAAGCACCTCATCCTTCACAG TTGAAGGACGATAGGATAATTCTTGACAAAACATTAGCTGATCAAGTGTCATCATGGAAAAGCAGCAGGGGCCTCAGTGATACAGTGGTGACTGATCATGCTTGTTCTGGGGAAACGTGCTCTTACTACCATATTGGAGATGTATTTATTTGTGAGAAGACTGGACAAGTTCATG TTTGTGACGATACATGTAGAGAAGTAGTTATGGATCCCACAAACGAGCTTTTGGTCTGTACAATATCGGGGCACTGTTTTGATAGATTATTGTCACCTTCGGAAATGGAGCCTGATACT GAGCAGCAGCAAGGTGGTGTGACTGATGAGGCCGAGCCATTTATGGGATCTGGCCGTTTTG CACGAGCTTATTCACTGGGATACAATTGTGCTGATGAAAAGGAGCTTGAAGCTACATTGAGGTTTTGCTGA